Proteins co-encoded in one Metabacillus sp. KUDC1714 genomic window:
- a CDS encoding ABC transporter substrate-binding protein, with protein sequence MRKEILYMLLIGTLSLSFAACQKNNPESTTKEREITERKITLNVRNPKVEISKQFEQMVQAYERENPHIDIQIETVGGATDDLSDLKAQIAAGTGPDIFTNTGYENAKLWRKYLEDLSDQPWVKNAYKDTLSPVTFNEEVYGMPINLEGYGFIYNKDLFKQAGISTIPKTLTELREASKQLQKAGITPFANGYYEEWILGVLLSNIAFAQQEDPNTFIKNLNSGTEKITNNQQFKDIIDLLDLTIEYGNDNPLTTDYNMEMNLFATGASAMMLQGNWVQPMIDQISPDMNIGFLPIPINDERKNDALVVSVSNYWVVNKQSTPEKKKEAKKFLNWMVSSQQGQTFLTEKFKFIPAFKNIESNHSGPLANDTLAYYKEGKTMSSNWFHFPVGVKEEFGSSIQLYVGKQLDRDQLLQEFQKSWNSAASQ encoded by the coding sequence ATGAGAAAAGAGATACTATACATGTTATTAATTGGCACTCTGAGCCTTTCTTTTGCAGCATGTCAGAAAAATAATCCGGAGTCGACAACAAAAGAGAGAGAAATTACCGAACGAAAAATCACCTTAAATGTACGAAATCCTAAAGTGGAAATTTCAAAACAGTTCGAACAAATGGTACAAGCTTATGAACGGGAAAATCCACATATAGATATTCAGATAGAAACTGTTGGTGGTGCAACTGATGATCTTAGTGATCTAAAAGCACAGATTGCTGCAGGTACAGGTCCTGATATTTTTACAAACACTGGTTACGAAAATGCGAAATTATGGCGGAAATATTTAGAAGACCTTTCAGATCAACCATGGGTGAAGAATGCATATAAGGATACATTATCCCCAGTCACATTTAATGAAGAGGTTTATGGTATGCCAATTAATTTGGAAGGTTACGGTTTTATTTACAATAAGGATTTATTTAAACAGGCAGGAATCAGTACGATACCAAAAACATTAACAGAATTAAGAGAGGCTTCGAAACAATTACAAAAGGCAGGCATCACTCCTTTTGCTAATGGTTATTACGAGGAATGGATATTGGGGGTACTTCTTTCAAATATCGCGTTTGCTCAACAAGAAGATCCAAACACGTTTATAAAAAACCTCAATTCCGGTACAGAAAAAATCACCAATAATCAGCAATTCAAGGATATCATTGATTTGTTGGATTTAACGATAGAATATGGAAATGATAATCCGCTAACAACGGACTACAATATGGAAATGAATTTGTTTGCAACAGGAGCTTCAGCAATGATGCTTCAAGGAAATTGGGTCCAGCCAATGATTGATCAAATATCACCTGATATGAATATCGGATTTCTTCCAATACCTATTAATGATGAACGTAAAAATGATGCCTTGGTCGTTAGTGTCTCAAATTATTGGGTAGTAAACAAACAATCAACACCCGAAAAGAAAAAGGAAGCAAAAAAATTCTTAAACTGGATGGTTTCTTCCCAACAAGGACAAACATTTTTGACTGAAAAATTTAAATTTATCCCTGCTTTTAAAAATATAGAGTCTAACCATTCAGGTCCCCTTGCTAATGATACATTAGCATATTACAAAGAAGGAAAAACCATGAGTTCTAACTGGTTTCATTTTCCTGTCGGAGTAAAAGAAGAATTTGGATCTTCCATCCAGTTATATGTCGGAAAACAGCTTGATCGCGATCAGTTACTGCAAGAATTTCAGAAATCTTGGAATAGTGCTGCTAGTCAGTAA
- a CDS encoding response regulator translates to MKALIIDDEFNVRYVIRHLGQWKQHGITDVLEAANGEEAKKIIESQNPEIIFTDIKMPGISGIEIMEWLNSIDYSGKVIFITGFDDYSFMRKAIQFNSFDYLLKPIEADPFNHTLSAAIESWQSEKEERQNKDTGVLEEVKRFRMNQVVTQACLGEPFEESEVASFLPLADEYDVTLISFYHMHHSEPYIQLLADELSNQDWGNAFALQHDQNLCLVISTPKHWLAIEEWISHQFDIPVRLVSGKTLRLLNEIPRLYQDLQKTMDDQKYRSIHRLNDLDDAQRMQNIVDFVETHYMEELSLEKLANRFFLSREHISRKFKQQTGMPLSKYMMNLRIDQAKSWLSETDESILSISLMLGYQDEKYFSKLFKKVVGITPFEYRNVDKKLALTK, encoded by the coding sequence ATGAAGGCTCTAATTATAGATGATGAGTTCAATGTTCGTTATGTTATTCGACATTTAGGACAGTGGAAACAACACGGGATCACTGATGTTTTAGAAGCAGCTAATGGTGAGGAAGCAAAAAAAATAATAGAAAGTCAAAATCCGGAAATTATCTTCACTGACATAAAAATGCCCGGAATAAGCGGAATCGAAATAATGGAGTGGTTAAATTCAATCGATTATTCAGGAAAAGTTATTTTCATTACAGGCTTTGACGACTACTCATTTATGCGAAAAGCCATTCAGTTCAACAGTTTCGACTATTTATTAAAACCGATTGAAGCAGATCCATTCAATCATACATTGTCAGCAGCCATTGAATCGTGGCAGAGTGAAAAGGAAGAGCGTCAAAACAAAGATACAGGCGTACTCGAAGAGGTTAAAAGGTTTCGAATGAATCAGGTTGTTACACAAGCTTGTTTAGGGGAACCATTCGAAGAATCAGAAGTTGCTTCATTTCTTCCCCTTGCAGATGAATACGATGTTACACTCATTTCCTTTTATCATATGCATCATTCAGAACCATACATTCAATTATTAGCTGATGAGCTTTCTAATCAAGACTGGGGAAACGCATTTGCACTTCAGCATGATCAAAATCTTTGTCTTGTTATTTCTACACCAAAGCATTGGTTAGCGATTGAAGAATGGATTAGTCATCAATTTGACATTCCAGTTCGACTGGTTAGCGGGAAAACGTTACGTTTATTAAATGAAATACCTAGGTTGTACCAAGACTTACAAAAAACGATGGATGATCAAAAATACCGATCGATACACCGTTTGAATGACTTGGATGATGCGCAGCGCATGCAAAACATTGTGGACTTTGTAGAAACGCATTATATGGAAGAACTAAGCTTAGAAAAACTGGCAAACCGGTTCTTCTTAAGTCGTGAACATATCTCAAGAAAATTTAAACAACAAACTGGAATGCCCCTATCCAAATACATGATGAATCTTAGAATTGATCAGGCAAAATCATGGCTAAGTGAAACAGATGAGAGTATTTTATCTATTTCATTAATGCTTGGCTATCAAGATGAAAAATACTTTTCAAAGCTATTCAAAAAGGTCGTTGGGATCACACCATTTGAATATCGAAACGTAGATAAAAAACTTGCATTGACAAAATAG
- a CDS encoding cache domain-containing sensor histidine kinase gives MKSIQSRLFLMLLIFIIIPYFLSVFFIYGYTKDRVEQQALEVSNNQMNKLSVELEQYFQDMIDLPYILYRNPDLFQVFRNDSEDSGYSNPNSREKSIETFYLMRNEIRQVRFYLDRNKESFTAYNAKVSAPKLKPDLLNQESIKKLYQSNVDYLIEPPHQLVNYNNAAIVPQSDNTVVMTFHHKVVDVLSNEFLGIITIDIDLNGYARLCNTLIQENEESVLLVDSNDRVMYASDTTLIGKVVPLSLLERINDKDIDSGEDILLSKTLSGPLNQWKLIKITPSQFLFHDARQTAFINIIVGIGVGMMGLLMIGFVSYRITRPIKILSKKVLSIEGGNMNVPFEHKGEDEIGHLEKHMKDMMDRINHHIEREYKLDIENRKNQFRALKSQVNPHFLFNALQSIGAVALRSQSPNVYQLVTSLSKMMRYSIRADQWVLVRDEVNYIQAYLSLQKERFGNNLNVSIKLNEDIQRMKIPSMVIQPLVENFFKHCYEEGFQDTNLSIYGEIKGETLTLTVENDGSSVTLSKLQSLRENIYTTPYTGTYSHEHIGLKNIHDRLVLNYGQNAGLKLDTKQGQGFLVQLVIPLDSNVSND, from the coding sequence TTGAAGAGCATCCAGAGTCGCTTATTCCTTATGCTTCTTATTTTCATCATCATACCGTATTTTTTATCTGTTTTTTTCATATATGGATATACAAAAGATAGAGTGGAACAGCAAGCACTTGAGGTTAGTAACAATCAAATGAATAAATTGTCAGTGGAACTGGAGCAATATTTTCAAGATATGATCGATCTTCCTTATATTCTGTATCGGAATCCTGACTTATTTCAGGTCTTCAGAAATGATAGTGAAGATTCAGGGTACTCTAACCCAAACTCGAGAGAAAAAAGCATAGAGACTTTTTATCTTATGCGAAATGAAATCCGCCAGGTTCGTTTCTATCTTGATAGAAACAAAGAATCCTTTACCGCTTATAACGCTAAGGTCAGTGCTCCTAAATTGAAACCTGACTTATTAAACCAAGAATCAATTAAAAAACTTTATCAATCAAACGTAGACTATCTGATTGAGCCTCCTCATCAACTTGTAAATTATAATAATGCTGCGATTGTTCCTCAGTCGGACAACACAGTCGTTATGACGTTTCACCATAAAGTCGTTGATGTGCTTTCAAATGAATTTCTCGGAATTATTACAATAGATATCGATTTAAATGGATATGCTCGTTTATGTAATACTCTCATTCAGGAAAATGAAGAATCTGTATTACTGGTTGATTCAAATGATCGTGTTATGTATGCAAGCGACACTACTCTTATCGGTAAGGTCGTTCCACTTAGCTTACTAGAGCGTATCAATGATAAGGATATTGATTCGGGAGAGGATATTTTATTATCGAAAACTTTATCTGGACCACTAAATCAATGGAAACTAATTAAGATAACTCCTAGTCAGTTCTTATTTCATGATGCAAGACAGACTGCATTTATAAACATAATCGTTGGTATTGGAGTAGGGATGATGGGTTTGCTAATGATAGGTTTTGTTTCATATAGAATCACTCGTCCAATTAAGATTCTTAGCAAAAAAGTGCTGTCTATTGAAGGTGGAAATATGAATGTCCCTTTTGAGCATAAAGGAGAGGACGAAATTGGTCATCTTGAAAAACATATGAAAGATATGATGGACCGCATTAACCACCATATTGAACGTGAATATAAACTAGACATTGAGAATAGAAAAAACCAATTTAGAGCACTAAAGTCTCAAGTGAATCCGCATTTCTTATTTAACGCATTACAATCAATTGGAGCTGTTGCTCTACGTTCTCAGTCTCCAAATGTCTACCAATTAGTAACATCCTTATCCAAAATGATGCGCTACTCTATCCGTGCTGATCAATGGGTCTTGGTACGCGATGAAGTGAATTATATCCAAGCATACCTCTCCCTACAAAAGGAGCGTTTTGGAAACAATCTAAACGTTTCTATTAAACTAAACGAAGATATTCAAAGAATGAAAATCCCAAGCATGGTTATTCAGCCGCTTGTTGAAAACTTTTTTAAACATTGTTATGAAGAAGGATTCCAAGATACAAACTTAAGCATATACGGAGAAATAAAAGGAGAAACGTTAACTCTTACAGTAGAAAACGATGGCTCAAGTGTCACACTCTCAAAGCTGCAATCATTAAGAGAAAATATTTACACCACTCCTTATACAGGAACCTATTCACACGAACATATCGGTCTTAAAAACATCCATGACCGATTGGTGTTAAACTATGGACAAAATGCTGGTCTAAAGCTAGATACGAAACAAGGACAAGGCTTTTTAGTTCAACTTGTCATTCCTCTAGACTCTAATGTATCAAACGATTAG
- a CDS encoding polysaccharide lyase: protein MRWINKRGVVAFGLGCIFFLMLSVIAFATYYADRDVYFSSEPGVYSDQQAIEDFGNTITKTETDRITINSVGHLVFHMPQGGVGTSGSGGQILSRLEERDAYTVEYRVKFTPTSGSYDWTEGGKLPGLGGGKNYTGGGDATIGDGFSVRLMFKPEGHLIPYVYHAGMTESWGDGFGVDMNNQPLKDVVLSSNTWYTIKILVKINSGSNNDGVLKIYVNDMSTPKFTKTNIKYVTDGTKVDTLHLTAFHGGSDPIRYGPSQDQNIHLDWIKIHPY from the coding sequence ATGAGGTGGATTAATAAGCGCGGCGTTGTAGCTTTTGGATTAGGGTGTATCTTTTTCTTAATGTTGTCTGTAATCGCTTTCGCGACATATTATGCAGACCGTGATGTGTATTTCTCAAGTGAGCCAGGTGTATATTCAGATCAACAAGCAATAGAGGATTTTGGAAACACCATTACGAAAACCGAAACCGATCGAATCACGATCAATAGTGTGGGACATCTTGTTTTTCACATGCCCCAAGGCGGTGTAGGAACATCCGGAAGCGGCGGGCAAATATTATCTAGATTGGAGGAGAGGGACGCGTACACAGTGGAATATCGAGTGAAATTCACCCCGACTAGCGGTAGTTATGATTGGACAGAAGGGGGAAAGCTTCCCGGTCTTGGAGGCGGTAAAAACTATACGGGGGGCGGCGATGCGACTATCGGAGACGGATTTAGCGTCAGGCTGATGTTCAAACCTGAAGGTCATTTGATTCCCTATGTATATCATGCGGGAATGACAGAATCATGGGGAGACGGTTTCGGGGTAGATATGAATAATCAACCGTTAAAAGACGTTGTTCTCTCGAGCAATACCTGGTATACAATCAAAATCTTAGTCAAGATCAATAGCGGCAGTAACAATGATGGTGTTCTAAAGATTTATGTCAATGACATGAGTACACCGAAATTCACCAAGACGAATATTAAATACGTAACGGACGGAACTAAAGTTGATACGCTTCATCTGACCGCCTTCCACGGAGGTAGTGATCCAATCCGTTATGGTCCATCTCAGGATCAGAACATACACTTAGATTGGATCAAGATCCATCCATATTAA